A single genomic interval of Spinacia oleracea cultivar Varoflay chromosome 6, BTI_SOV_V1, whole genome shotgun sequence harbors:
- the LOC130462674 gene encoding uncharacterized protein, translating to MGQPESGNLPPHPVSSSEHFGNSHHPDSHADMYDGSSSFSSGERTTTIQLVVSFDDLKVVSQRKACYLTEDDDALYLRVDMPGLGKEHTNIYPEDNYTLIVKGVGEVDNFEPKFKDKETCVITYVAKVTSLEMYKYNLDGIQLGMKNGVLKAIVPKIKDIMYGGNSRTTMQLTYSGGPNNESEPNGQRKPWYLTEDDDGLYLRFDMPGVNDREGPFFSYKYSTMRVGVVQLLDDSEPKLKDEETFPMIYTADITLLDIQQYNFHWIHSGFKNGVLKLIVPKKNGLYDLKVSSWETIFNNLGLSMYLNP from the exons ATGGGTCAACCCGAATCAGGCAATTTGCCGCCTCACCCGGTTTCAAGTTCTGAACA TTTTGGAAATTCGCATCATCCGGATTCACATGCTG ACATGTATGACGGAAGCTCGTCCTTTTCAAGTGGTGAAAGAACAACGACAATACAGCTGGTCGTATCCTTCGATGACCTAAAAGTTGTTAGCCAGCGGAAGGCATGTTATTTAACTGAAGACGATGATGCTCTGTACTTGAGGGTGGATATGCCAGGGTTGGGCAAAGAACATACCAATATCTACCCGGAGGACAATTACACTCTGATAGTAAAAGGAGTCGGGGAGGTGGACAACTTTGAACCCAAGTTCAAAGATAAGGAAACTTGTGTTATTACTTACGTTGCTAAGGTGACTTCACTGGAAATGTACAAGTACAATTTGGATGGGATTCAATTAGGGATGAAGAATGGAGTGCTCAAGGCTATTGTTCCCAAAATCAAGG ACATAATGTATGGTGGAAACTCAAGAACGACGATGCAGCTGACATACTCGGGTGGGCCAAACAATGAGTCGGAACCAAATGGACAGCGGAAGCCATGGTATTTGACGGAAGATGATGATGGTTTGTACTTGAGGTTTGATATGCCAGGGGTGAATGACCGCGAAGGTCCCTTCTTTTCCTATAAGTACAGTACTATGAGAGTAGGAGTAGTCCAGCTGTTGGACGACTCGGAACCCAAGTTGAAAGATGAGGAAACTTTTCCTATGATCTACACTGCTGATATCACTTTACTGGATATACAACAATACAATTTTCATTGGATTCATTCAGGGTTCAAGAATGGAGTGCTCAAGCTTATCGTTCCAAAAAAGAATGGACTTTATGATCTCAAGGTTAGCTCATGGGAAACTATCTTTAACAATCTAGGTTTGTCAATGTATCTCAATCCGTAG